The Gadus chalcogrammus isolate NIFS_2021 chromosome 16, NIFS_Gcha_1.0, whole genome shotgun sequence DNA window TTGTGGGTCGTGGTCTCCTCGAGGGGTCGTGGTCCTCTTGTGGGTCGTGGTCCTCGTGGTCTCCTTGAGGGGTCATGGTCCTCGTGGTCTCCTTGAGGGGTCGTGATCCTCGTGGTCTCCTCTAGGGGGTCGTGGTCCTCTTGTGGGTCGTGGTCCTCGTGGTCTCCTTGAGGGGTCGTGATCCTCGTGGTCTCCTTGAGGGGTCATGGTCCTCGTGGTCTCCTTGAGGGGTCGTGGTCCTCGTGGTCTCCTCGAGGGGGTCCTCTTTATCGAGGAGATGCCGTCTGAACAATGTCATTTTGTTCCGTAGCTTCTTGTATCTCTGTCATATGTAAATTCTTACaatgcattttcttttctttatttcttattgAATTATTGTATGTATTCTTCATATATTTGTGTCACTTAGGCTCATCTTATTATAAAGAATCTTTTTTAAACACGTAATACTGACCCATACCAATGCTCTACCATCCAGATTCATCATCTGGGATTAATATTAGTATCGTCTAATATCTGTCTTAATTGAGTACTTGAGTCTTTGTTTCTTTACCTTATATTGAGGCAGTGTAATAGCGCacggtgggagtgtgtgtgtgtgtgatggctggTTCCAGCAGCCTCTCCTGGGTGAGTCTgactggactctggggctggtgaggctgcacacctgttgcacgtTGAGTAATCAGGGAGCACGGGTTAAGACAAGCTACCTGTGCACGCACTTAAGTTATCCTAGATGGCCACAAAGAACATGTATCGTTATCAAATCGTTACACACCTTCACCATCACCCCGTGTCCTTTGGTCTGCAGGAGCCCGATAGAGGtcatccggggggggggggggggggggggggggacctggacCTTTCTACACACCACCTAGGGGACCTCTATTGGGCTCCTCCGGATGTTACAGTACATTTCAGCGTACATATCTTGTTAACTGTGTTGTGGTTATTGCGAccaggtgtgtgttgtggctcCTATGTGCAGGTGAACAGGTGTGTGATGTGGTTGTCTGATGTGGTTCCTGTGTGCAGGTGAACAGGTGTGTGATGTGGTTGTCTGATGTGGTTCCTGTGTGCAGGTGAACAGGCGTGGTTTGTGGTTCTTGTGTCTGATGTGGTTCCTGTGAACAGGTGTGTGATGTGGTTCTTGTGTGAACAGATGTGTGATGTGGTTCCTGTGTCCaggtgaacaggtgtgtgtCGTGGTTCTTGACTGATGTTTATCCTGTGAACAGGTGTGTGATGTGGTTCCTGTGTGCGATGTGGTTCCTGTGAACAGGTGTATACCCTGAACCTGCCCAGCCATGGACCCCTTGCAGGACAGGAACCTCTCCCACAGTTCCTTTGTGTTCCTGGGCTTCCCGGAGCTCAGCAGACACCTGCGTCTGCTGGCGCTGCCCTTCTCGCTGTCCTACGGCTGGGTGCTGCTGGGGAACCTGCTGCTGGTCCACGTGGTGAGGAGCCTGCCCAGCCTGCACAGCCCCATGCACCTCCTCATCTCCGCGCTCTGCCTGGTGGACGTCCTGGCGGTCAGCGCCATCATCCCCAGGATGCTGGTGGGCTTCTTCTCGGAGCAGGATCACATCAGTCTGGCCGGCTGCCTGCTCCAGATGTTCGTGGCCCACTTCCTGTCGTCGCTGGAGTCCACGCTGCTCCTCGCCATGGCGCTGGACCGCTACGTGGCCATCTGCCGCCCGCTGCGCTACGCGGACGTCATCAACCCCCGCGCGGCGCTGAAGCTGTGCGCCTTCGCCGTGCTCCGCAGCGGCTCCATCATGCTGGCCCTGGTGGCGCTGGCCGGCTCGCTGACCTTCTGCGGCTCCAGCGTCATCCTGCACTGCTACTGCGACCACATGGCGCTGGTCAGCCTGGCGTGCGGCGACACGGGCCGGAGCAACGCCATGGGGCTGGCCGTCATCGGCTGCTTCGTGGGCGGGGACATctccctcatcttcctctcctaCGTGTGCATCCTGCGGGCGGTGCTGCGGACCCCCCACGGAGACCGCTGGAAGGCCTTCCACACCTGCGGGACGCACCTGATGGTGATGATGTGCTTCTACCTGGTGGGCAGCGTGACCTTCCTGTCCCACAACCTCCACATCCCCATCTCCACCAGCGGCAACACCTTCATGGGCCTGGCCTACATCCTGCTGCCCGCCACCGTCAACCCCGTCATCTACGGGGTCCGGACTAAGGAGATCAGGAACGGCTTTTATAAAGTCTTTAACGTCAAAGCCAAGGACAACATGGCAGTGAAGGTCACCTCCATTAAGGTTTCTCCAATCGTCAAAGAACCGGGGTGAGATGGATCTATCTACGCAGCGAGACATTGGCTGGAATACTTAAACCATCAGAAAACACTGTACCAGCAGAATACAATGTACTATCAGAATACAATCTGCCATCAGAATACAATCTGCCATCAGAATACAATGTACCAGCAGAATACAATTAACCATCAGAAATACAATGTACCATCAGAATACAATCTGCCATCAGAATACAATGTATCATCAGAATACAATGTACCATCAGAATACAATGTACCAGCAGAAAAACAATGTACCATCAGAAATACAATGTACCTTCAGAATACAATGCACCATCAGAATACAATGTACCATCAGAATACAATGCACCATCAGAATACAATCTGCCATCAGAATACAATGTACCATCAGAAAAACAATGTACCAGCAGAAAAACAATGTAGCATCAGAATACAATCTGCCATCAGAATACAATCTGTCATCAGAATACAA harbors:
- the LOC130406693 gene encoding olfactory receptor 52K2-like, which produces MAGSSSLSWVNRCVMWFLCPAMDPLQDRNLSHSSFVFLGFPELSRHLRLLALPFSLSYGWVLLGNLLLVHVVRSLPSLHSPMHLLISALCLVDVLAVSAIIPRMLVGFFSEQDHISLAGCLLQMFVAHFLSSLESTLLLAMALDRYVAICRPLRYADVINPRAALKLCAFAVLRSGSIMLALVALAGSLTFCGSSVILHCYCDHMALVSLACGDTGRSNAMGLAVIGCFVGGDISLIFLSYVCILRAVLRTPHGDRWKAFHTCGTHLMVMMCFYLVGSVTFLSHNLHIPISTSGNTFMGLAYILLPATVNPVIYGVRTKEIRNGFYKVFNVKAKDNMAVKVTSIKVSPIVKEPG